The following coding sequences lie in one Amycolatopsis cihanbeyliensis genomic window:
- a CDS encoding ABC transporter permease, with product MSALAPGRLLPALAPVLAALTVGALVLLATGDDPLTVYPLLLREAFGDLDRVAATLVAATPLLFTGLATAFTFRAGVFNVGAEGGFVLGGLAAATVGAHLTGLPGPLVALLALAAGTAAGMATSAVPGWLRARWEVNEVVITLMTNFIALGLAGWLVTSFLQAEGVANSATPLVPPDAWLPVLLSPGLTVGVLLGLALLAGYACWIRYSVPGYELRMTGHNPEFARAQGIRTGRVVLVAMLVSGAVAGLGGGAQALGVVHRFVEGFSPGYGFTGIAVALLGRNGALGVALGALFLGAMSSAGATVQLFSDIPLDIVQVLTGAVMIFAVARGALSRGAAR from the coding sequence ATGAGCGCGCTGGCGCCCGGCAGGCTGCTGCCCGCACTCGCCCCCGTCCTCGCGGCACTCACGGTCGGTGCGCTCGTCCTGCTCGCCACCGGGGACGATCCGCTCACCGTCTACCCCCTGCTGCTGCGCGAGGCGTTCGGCGACCTCGACCGGGTCGCCGCCACCCTGGTCGCGGCGACCCCGCTGCTGTTCACCGGGCTGGCCACCGCGTTCACCTTCCGCGCCGGGGTGTTCAACGTCGGGGCCGAGGGCGGGTTCGTGCTCGGCGGCCTGGCCGCGGCCACTGTGGGTGCGCACCTCACCGGGCTGCCGGGTCCGCTGGTGGCCCTGCTCGCACTGGCCGCGGGCACCGCGGCCGGCATGGCGACCAGCGCGGTCCCCGGCTGGCTGCGGGCCAGGTGGGAGGTGAACGAAGTGGTCATCACGCTCATGACCAACTTCATCGCACTCGGCCTGGCCGGGTGGCTGGTGACCTCCTTCCTCCAGGCCGAGGGCGTGGCCAACTCGGCCACCCCGCTGGTGCCGCCGGACGCCTGGCTGCCGGTGCTGCTGTCACCCGGCCTCACCGTGGGCGTGCTGCTCGGGCTGGCGCTGCTGGCCGGATACGCCTGCTGGATCCGCTACTCGGTTCCCGGCTACGAGTTGCGGATGACCGGGCACAACCCGGAGTTCGCGCGGGCACAGGGCATCCGTACCGGCCGGGTGGTGCTGGTCGCCATGCTGGTGTCCGGCGCGGTGGCCGGGCTGGGTGGCGGGGCGCAGGCGCTCGGTGTGGTGCATCGCTTCGTCGAGGGATTCTCCCCCGGCTACGGCTTCACCGGTATCGCCGTGGCGCTGCTCGGCCGCAACGGTGCCCTCGGCGTCGCCCTCGGCGCGTTGTTCCTCGGCGCCATGTCCTCCGCGGGCGCCACCGTGCAGTTGTTCAGCGACATCCCGCTGGACATCGTGCAGGTGCTCACCGGCGCGGTGATGATCTTCGCCGTGGCCAGGGGTGCCCTGTCCAGGGGCGCGGCGCGGTGA
- a CDS encoding ABC transporter permease: MIESLVASALLLWTPLALAATGGLLNRVGGIVNIGLEGHMLAGALTAALVSGAAGDWLAGVAAAAATGALLGLLMSLPITRLGANPIVVGLGYNIMIAGVAGYLLSKLFGVSGTLRVPGLDPLPRLDLPFLAEVPVLGVLMSGKDPLFWLAVLALPAVSMLLRHTRAGLRLRAAGAGAETARSLGLPATRIRDQSSVLAGLLAGVAGAQLCLGQVGLFHTDMVAGRGFIALAAFYFGRSRPLPTAAACLLFAFFDAGQARVQTGGGAAHLLQTLPYLVVAVVLTVTGIRESRRRTRRAG, translated from the coding sequence GTGATCGAGTCACTGGTCGCCTCGGCACTGCTGCTGTGGACCCCGCTCGCGCTGGCCGCCACCGGCGGGCTGCTCAACCGGGTGGGCGGCATCGTGAACATCGGGCTGGAGGGGCATATGCTCGCCGGCGCGCTCACCGCGGCGCTGGTCAGCGGCGCGGCCGGCGACTGGCTCGCCGGCGTGGCCGCGGCGGCGGCCACCGGCGCCCTGCTCGGCCTGCTGATGTCCCTGCCGATCACCCGGCTCGGCGCGAACCCGATCGTCGTGGGCCTCGGGTACAACATCATGATCGCCGGGGTCGCGGGCTACCTGCTGAGCAAGCTGTTCGGGGTGTCGGGGACGCTGCGCGTGCCAGGGCTGGACCCGCTGCCCCGGCTCGATCTCCCGTTCCTCGCCGAGGTTCCGGTGCTGGGCGTGCTGATGTCCGGCAAGGATCCGCTGTTCTGGCTCGCCGTACTGGCGCTGCCCGCGGTGAGCATGCTGCTGCGGCACACCCGCGCCGGGCTCCGGCTACGGGCCGCGGGGGCCGGCGCGGAGACCGCGCGGTCGCTCGGCCTGCCCGCCACCCGGATCCGGGACCAGTCCAGCGTGCTGGCCGGCCTGCTCGCCGGCGTGGCCGGCGCGCAGCTGTGCCTGGGCCAGGTCGGACTCTTCCACACCGATATGGTCGCCGGGCGCGGGTTCATCGCGCTCGCCGCCTTCTACTTCGGCAGGTCACGTCCGTTGCCGACGGCCGCGGCCTGCCTGCTGTTCGCCTTCTTCGACGCCGGTCAGGCCCGTGTCCAGACCGGGGGTGGCGCCGCGCACCTGCTGCAAACCCTGCCGTATCTTGTAGTGGCCGTAGTACTGACCGTCACCGGCATCCGGGAAAGCCGTCGCAGAACCCGAAGGGCGGGCTGA
- a CDS encoding cysteine hydrolase family protein — protein MLVDVLEAFFTPGKPAYYPESAEVLDPLRGLLARARDRGRLVVHAVERHYPGLADFEHKKLPRHCEIGDDQARYVEGFQPTGPPDEIEVPKRRYSAFYATDLDLLLREQRIARVVVAGVKTNVCVRATVQDAFAAGYEVLLPREATNSNRPHLAEASLEDINRYFGKVVSLEQAWESL, from the coding sequence ATCCTCGTGGACGTGCTCGAGGCGTTCTTCACCCCTGGCAAACCCGCCTACTACCCCGAGTCGGCCGAGGTGCTCGACCCGTTGCGCGGCCTGCTCGCCAGGGCGCGGGATCGGGGGCGGCTGGTGGTGCACGCGGTCGAGCGGCACTATCCGGGGCTGGCCGACTTCGAGCACAAGAAGCTCCCGCGACACTGCGAGATCGGGGACGACCAGGCCCGCTACGTCGAGGGTTTCCAGCCCACCGGCCCGCCGGACGAGATCGAGGTGCCCAAGCGGCGCTACTCCGCGTTCTACGCCACCGACCTGGATCTGCTGCTGCGCGAGCAGCGGATAGCCAGGGTCGTCGTCGCCGGGGTGAAGACGAACGTCTGCGTCCGCGCCACCGTGCAGGACGCGTTCGCCGCGGGGTACGAGGTGCTGCTACCGCGGGAGGCCACGAACTCCAACCGTCCACACCTCGCCGAGGCCAGCCTCGAGGACATCAACCGGTACTTCGGCAAGGTCGTCTCACTCGAGCAAGCATGGGAAAGCTTGTGA
- a CDS encoding carbohydrate kinase family protein translates to MGKLVMPRVAVVGYASVDHAMATEEFRGARGTTLIRERLSEPWPGIGGIAYAARGLAEAGLEVNAVTWVGADALGEEYTERLASFGVDTTGVVAAGDRTPSCYLFYGPEGDTVVVYDPGDRMPTGLTDAQREVLAGCDWVCLLVGPRSATVDVLRMLRPEQRLAWGVKGDPDAYTAALVHRLLFRVSVLTFSARERIFLERMLTPRTLRDRTPREALLVETNGTAGIRFWHGEQRGALSVTPIDAVDTTGAGDVLFAATVASMIEQPDGELAVRHGVDAATALLRSRLPATLRIRTE, encoded by the coding sequence ATGGGAAAGCTTGTGATGCCACGAGTCGCGGTAGTCGGTTACGCCAGCGTGGATCACGCGATGGCGACCGAGGAGTTCCGGGGCGCACGGGGCACCACCCTGATCAGGGAACGGCTGTCCGAGCCGTGGCCGGGGATCGGCGGGATCGCCTACGCCGCGCGCGGCCTGGCCGAGGCCGGTCTCGAGGTCAACGCCGTGACCTGGGTCGGTGCGGACGCCCTCGGCGAGGAGTACACCGAACGGCTCGCCTCCTTCGGCGTGGACACCACCGGCGTCGTGGCGGCCGGGGACCGCACCCCGTCCTGCTACCTGTTCTACGGCCCCGAGGGCGACACGGTGGTGGTCTACGACCCCGGCGACCGGATGCCGACCGGCCTCACCGACGCGCAGCGGGAGGTGCTCGCGGGCTGCGACTGGGTGTGCCTGCTGGTCGGCCCGCGCTCGGCCACCGTGGACGTGCTGCGGATGTTGCGCCCCGAGCAGCGGCTCGCCTGGGGGGTCAAGGGCGATCCGGATGCCTACACCGCCGCGCTGGTACATCGCCTGCTGTTCCGGGTCAGCGTCCTGACCTTCAGCGCCCGGGAGCGGATTTTCCTGGAGCGGATGCTCACCCCGCGCACACTCCGCGACCGAACACCCCGCGAGGCGCTGCTGGTGGAGACCAACGGCACGGCCGGAATCCGGTTCTGGCACGGCGAGCAGCGCGGCGCGCTGTCGGTCACCCCGATCGACGCGGTGGACACCACCGGTGCCGGTGACGTGCTGTTCGCGGCGACCGTGGCCAGCATGATCGAGCAACCGGACGGCGAGCTGGCCGTGCGCCACGGGGTGGACGCCGCCACCGCGCTGCTGCGCAGCCGCTTGCCCGCCACGTTGCGGATCCGGACGGAGTAG
- a CDS encoding nucleoside phosphorylase: MTEQSGRAWFLRCGAEDVGELAVLVGDRGRVTAVAEILAEPVLLNTDRGLTTVTGRYAGQRVTVAAFGMGAPAAALVLEELAMLGVRRFLRLGTALAVGGTGLGDLVLADGAIRNESTSASYAPAAFPAVPDPVLYAAVRARLRDTPRRWVSGLFASQDGFYTEMVAARPERAAAVSAHLAELVRYGVRAMDMETSAVLVAARVLGVRAASLCLASVTAPERRRMDGTERADAELALMRTGLDALTVPG; this comes from the coding sequence GTGACCGAGCAATCCGGCAGGGCCTGGTTTCTTCGATGCGGCGCGGAGGATGTCGGCGAGCTTGCCGTCCTGGTGGGCGACCGCGGCCGGGTGACCGCCGTCGCCGAGATACTCGCGGAACCGGTCCTGCTGAACACCGACCGCGGGCTGACCACGGTGACCGGCCGATACGCCGGGCAGCGGGTCACCGTGGCCGCGTTCGGAATGGGCGCACCGGCCGCCGCGCTCGTGCTGGAGGAGCTGGCCATGCTCGGCGTGCGCCGGTTCCTCCGGCTGGGCACCGCCCTGGCCGTCGGCGGCACCGGGCTCGGCGACCTCGTGCTGGCCGATGGCGCGATACGCAACGAGTCCACCTCGGCGAGCTACGCCCCCGCGGCCTTCCCCGCCGTCCCGGACCCCGTGCTGTACGCGGCGGTGCGGGCGCGACTGCGCGATACGCCGCGCCGGTGGGTGTCCGGCCTGTTCGCCTCCCAGGACGGCTTCTACACCGAGATGGTCGCCGCCCGCCCGGAGCGCGCGGCCGCGGTGTCGGCGCACCTGGCGGAGCTGGTGCGGTACGGGGTGCGCGCGATGGACATGGAGACCTCGGCCGTGCTGGTCGCCGCGCGCGTGCTCGGGGTGCGCGCGGCCTCGCTGTGCCTGGCCAGCGTCACCGCGCCGGAGCGGCGCCGGATGGACGGAACGGAGCGGGCGGACGCCGAGTTGGCGCTGATGCGCACCGGGCTCGACGCCCTGACCGTCCCCGGCTGA
- a CDS encoding anti-sigma factor family protein, with product MAETSHADIAAYLLGVLDQPDHVAFETHLMECERCQDELLELRDVPCMLDEVKHAWPSGPKAPAPRSPDDWTPETSGHVSLF from the coding sequence ATGGCCGAGACCAGCCACGCTGACATCGCCGCTTACCTGCTCGGGGTGCTCGATCAGCCGGATCATGTGGCCTTCGAGACGCACCTGATGGAATGCGAGCGTTGCCAGGACGAGCTGCTCGAACTGCGGGACGTACCCTGCATGCTGGACGAGGTCAAGCATGCCTGGCCGAGCGGCCCGAAGGCGCCCGCGCCCCGCTCGCCGGACGACTGGACCCCGGAGACCAGCGGGCACGTCTCGCTGTTCTGA
- a CDS encoding sigma-70 family RNA polymerase sigma factor, with protein MVRQYASAAGSDDLVRTLYQEFGRQLMAYTLKLTGQDRHWAEDVVQETLIRAWRNAHKLDRRPDTLLAWLYTVARRIVIDGWRSRKARPQEVEEVDADSVGVPDESDRTLAALVVYEALSTLSPEQRDAVLQTYIRDRTVNEAAVSLGVPPGTVKSRIYHAVRALRRALRDRGDREDGRDQPR; from the coding sequence GTGGTCCGTCAGTACGCCAGCGCGGCTGGTTCCGACGACCTCGTGCGGACGTTGTATCAGGAATTCGGCAGGCAGTTGATGGCGTATACGCTCAAACTGACTGGTCAGGACCGGCATTGGGCCGAAGACGTCGTGCAGGAGACGCTGATCAGGGCCTGGCGCAACGCGCACAAGCTCGATCGCAGACCTGACACGTTGCTGGCCTGGTTGTATACGGTGGCGAGACGCATCGTCATTGATGGCTGGCGAAGTCGAAAGGCCCGGCCGCAAGAGGTCGAGGAGGTCGATGCGGATTCGGTCGGAGTTCCCGACGAATCGGACAGAACACTGGCCGCGCTCGTGGTGTACGAGGCGCTCAGTACCCTTTCACCGGAGCAACGTGATGCCGTATTGCAGACATACATCCGTGATCGAACCGTGAACGAGGCGGCGGTGTCTCTCGGCGTTCCGCCAGGTACGGTCAAATCGAGAATCTACCACGCCGTTCGTGCGCTACGTCGTGCGTTGCGAGATCGGGGGGACCGCGAGGATGGCCGAGACCAGCCACGCTGA